Proteins encoded by one window of Acetivibrio thermocellus ATCC 27405:
- the rd gene encoding rubredoxin: MEKYVCTACGYIYDPEKGDPDGGIAPGTAFEDIPDDWVCPICGVGKDMFEKE, translated from the coding sequence ATGGAAAAGTATGTTTGCACGGCATGCGGGTACATATATGACCCGGAAAAGGGAGATCCGGACGGAGGCATAGCTCCGGGCACGGCGTTTGAAGATATACCTGATGACTGGGTATGTCCTATATGTGGTGTTGGAAAGGATATGTTTGAAAAAGAATAG
- a CDS encoding STAS domain-containing protein, giving the protein MKVEKKEVDGVKIVKLTGQIRISTQNEFKDLLDNLARENEGKTVIISMDGVIYMNSAGLGIIIDTYKKFKEKKGRMILCNLTPDIEKLFEVTRLNRFIEIYDTEAEALSKV; this is encoded by the coding sequence ATGAAGGTTGAAAAAAAAGAGGTGGACGGGGTTAAAATTGTAAAGCTTACAGGGCAGATAAGGATTTCCACTCAGAATGAGTTTAAAGATTTGTTGGATAATCTCGCAAGGGAAAATGAAGGTAAGACGGTCATAATCAGTATGGACGGAGTAATATATATGAACAGTGCCGGTTTGGGAATTATTATTGATACTTATAAAAAGTTTAAAGAGAAAAAGGGAAGAATGATATTGTGCAACCTTACACCGGACATTGAAAAACTTTTTGAGGTTACAAGGCTGAATAGATTTATAGAAATTTATGATACAGAGGCTGAAGCTTTAAGCAAGGTATAG
- a CDS encoding GtrA family protein gives MLVNNILDRLKKYKFFSELLTPETFSQMKRYVITGFTGFAIEYALFFSFYYYIFKRFFPAGYPLAKSIAENWFNYDLKADTYSYLFANAIAYVVVFWFNFLVNRIWSFKSKVNIFKQLGQYAVLFVFNLFATSALLWLLSDKIGIIPAISKVLVMGLVVCWNFVLYKKVIYK, from the coding sequence ATGTTAGTAAACAATATATTGGACAGGCTTAAAAAGTACAAATTTTTTTCAGAACTATTGACCCCTGAAACCTTTTCTCAAATGAAAAGATATGTGATTACGGGTTTTACAGGCTTTGCAATTGAATACGCGCTGTTTTTTTCATTTTATTATTATATTTTTAAAAGGTTTTTCCCCGCAGGATACCCTTTGGCGAAAAGCATTGCGGAAAACTGGTTTAATTATGATTTGAAAGCCGATACATACAGCTATCTGTTTGCGAATGCAATTGCCTATGTGGTTGTTTTTTGGTTTAATTTTCTTGTCAACAGGATTTGGTCATTCAAATCAAAAGTCAATATTTTTAAACAGTTGGGACAGTATGCTGTCTTATTTGTTTTTAATTTATTTGCCACCAGCGCGTTATTATGGCTTTTAAGTGACAAAATCGGCATTATTCCTGCCATTTCCAAGGTTCTGGTCATGGGTTTGGTGGTATGCTGGAATTTTGTTCTGTACAAAAAGGTTATTTATAAATAG
- a CDS encoding IS30-like element ISCth3 family transposase: MAVQYKSTTTEHKFKHLSVYERGQIAALLKEGKSQRYIANKLGRSPSTISREIKRGTTMQMRTDLSTYKVYFPETGQAVYEKNRMNCGAKRKLAQVEDFLKFAEDKILREKWSPDAVVGLCRRDPKWQNSTIVCTKTLYNYIDLGLIKVRNIDLNLKLRLKSKIKRIRQNKRVVGKSIDQRPEEVQSRQTFGHWEIDTVTGKKSNDSVILTLTERKTRYELLFLLDAKDSNTVNEALSELKNCYGKDVSNVFRTITADNGSEFSRLSEMLQGLGIEAYFTHPYSSWERGTNERHNGLIRRFIPKGKAIKDFSEETIKRIQQWLNSLPRRILGYKTPEECFNEEIHNLVNKNISAIA, encoded by the coding sequence ATGGCTGTACAATATAAGTCTACCACAACTGAGCATAAGTTTAAACACTTAAGTGTTTATGAAAGAGGGCAGATTGCAGCTCTTTTAAAAGAAGGAAAGAGTCAACGTTATATTGCTAATAAACTAGGTCGCTCGCCAAGTACAATTAGCCGTGAAATTAAAAGAGGGACAACAATGCAGATGAGAACTGATTTATCGACATACAAAGTATATTTTCCTGAAACAGGGCAGGCAGTTTATGAGAAAAATCGTATGAATTGCGGAGCAAAGCGTAAATTGGCTCAAGTTGAAGATTTTCTTAAGTTTGCAGAAGATAAGATACTACGCGAAAAATGGTCTCCAGATGCAGTTGTTGGTTTATGTAGGAGAGACCCCAAGTGGCAAAATTCTACTATTGTATGTACCAAAACACTGTATAATTATATAGACCTGGGACTCATAAAAGTACGAAATATAGATTTAAATCTTAAACTACGTTTAAAATCTAAAATAAAAAGGATACGTCAAAACAAACGGGTTGTAGGGAAAAGCATTGATCAAAGGCCGGAAGAAGTACAATCACGTCAAACCTTTGGGCATTGGGAAATTGATACGGTAACAGGCAAAAAGTCTAACGATTCAGTAATTTTAACCTTAACTGAACGAAAAACCCGCTACGAGTTATTGTTTCTTTTGGACGCAAAAGACAGTAATACTGTTAACGAGGCACTTTCAGAACTTAAGAATTGTTATGGTAAGGATGTTTCAAATGTATTTCGCACTATAACGGCAGACAATGGTTCTGAATTTAGTAGACTATCCGAAATGTTACAAGGGCTAGGAATTGAAGCTTATTTCACTCATCCTTATTCCTCATGGGAGAGAGGAACTAATGAACGTCATAATGGACTTATTAGGCGTTTTATTCCTAAAGGAAAGGCTATAAAAGATTTTTCTGAAGAAACGATAAAACGGATACAACAATGGTTAAACAGCCTTCCACGAAGGATATTAGGTTACAAAACACCTGAAGAATGTTTTAATGAAGAGATACATAACCTGGTAAACAAAAATATATCAGCAATAGCCTGA
- a CDS encoding cyclic lactone autoinducer peptide, which produces MKNKVLGAISAVLFVIASMVASSASFFIFYQPKTPKALKK; this is translated from the coding sequence ATGAAAAACAAAGTGTTAGGTGCAATTTCTGCGGTATTATTTGTGATTGCATCCATGGTGGCCAGCTCAGCTTCGTTTTTCATCTTTTATCAACCAAAGACACCTAAGGCACTAAAAAAATAA
- a CDS encoding S-layer homology domain-containing protein, whose translation MAKGSGTLSVSINEYSYSVGNNVRIVCYNDIAFEKGDVFTVTVPAFRSDEFSDAALNGSKVEYLLVDKKGNVIAPDISLSGADAENAYFDINVYGDGYGFVFGSERISLGDYAEITAVLYQGYEFEGWYVEGKKISSEANYRFRPEKDMDIYAKFMPNDIFTQNVKVKVKTDKNKYAVGETVKVDGIITNMHPSETMKDVQVITVVYDEVEHKRWENNKSGLTLAQGESKIESAIWSTENAKPGKYKVEVAAYISKGNTPVFIFDEVEFEIVEEKTAQTTPDPTVTSTPENDEESEDSEERQMQKDIFILVTTDKRIYSGNDVITYKVEYYNLTDSQTGEFELSTQVPTYTEVLEAGRGVVEGNTIKWKISNLNKNGSGEITYKVKINEIPNSEVKIKNKFEVKDEKLINPKNALSTIEGMARTGRHGNIIHKSYINGYPDNSFKPDNHITRAEIATILANVMGLSVPDNIEETGFKDVDKNHWAARYIKAVTDAGIFKGYEDSTFRPNETISRAELATVIFKCLDLDEKKAVKSSFTDTKGHWASDFIEEVSRNKIIRGYEDGSFKPNGKVTRAEAVVMINNMLYRDPINVDSSKFTDLDKKHWAFGHIEAAAGDYEFKIDEDGGKVLVN comes from the coding sequence ATGGCTAAAGGTTCCGGTACCTTGTCCGTTTCGATTAATGAGTATAGTTATTCTGTCGGAAATAATGTGAGAATAGTGTGCTATAATGACATTGCTTTCGAAAAAGGGGATGTATTTACGGTTACCGTGCCGGCGTTCCGTTCAGATGAATTTTCGGACGCGGCATTAAATGGTTCTAAAGTTGAATATTTGCTGGTTGATAAAAAGGGAAATGTAATTGCTCCGGATATTTCTCTTTCAGGTGCTGACGCTGAAAATGCATATTTTGACATTAATGTATACGGCGATGGTTACGGTTTTGTTTTTGGAAGTGAAAGAATAAGTTTGGGCGATTATGCTGAAATCACTGCCGTTCTTTACCAAGGATATGAATTTGAAGGTTGGTATGTGGAAGGTAAAAAAATATCATCGGAAGCTAATTATCGCTTCAGACCGGAAAAAGACATGGATATATATGCTAAATTTATGCCTAATGATATTTTCACACAAAATGTCAAGGTAAAGGTAAAAACTGATAAAAACAAATATGCTGTAGGTGAAACGGTAAAAGTAGATGGAATTATAACAAATATGCATCCCAGCGAAACGATGAAAGATGTTCAGGTAATTACTGTAGTTTATGATGAAGTTGAACATAAAAGATGGGAAAATAATAAATCCGGTTTGACTTTGGCACAGGGCGAATCAAAAATTGAGAGTGCTATCTGGTCAACAGAAAATGCAAAGCCGGGAAAGTATAAAGTTGAGGTCGCAGCTTATATATCAAAAGGCAACACACCCGTTTTTATTTTTGATGAAGTTGAATTTGAAATAGTTGAAGAGAAAACAGCCCAAACAACACCTGATCCTACCGTGACTTCGACTCCTGAAAATGACGAAGAGTCTGAAGACAGTGAAGAAAGACAGATGCAAAAAGACATTTTTATCCTTGTGACTACGGATAAGAGAATATATTCGGGAAATGACGTGATTACATATAAAGTTGAATATTACAATTTAACGGATTCACAAACCGGCGAATTTGAACTTTCCACCCAGGTTCCTACATATACGGAAGTATTGGAAGCCGGTCGCGGAGTAGTCGAAGGCAATACAATAAAGTGGAAAATATCGAATTTGAATAAAAATGGGTCCGGTGAAATAACGTATAAAGTAAAGATTAATGAGATACCCAACTCTGAAGTAAAAATAAAGAACAAATTTGAAGTAAAAGATGAAAAGCTGATTAATCCTAAAAATGCATTATCAACCATTGAAGGCATGGCCAGGACGGGAAGGCATGGAAACATAATTCATAAATCCTATATAAATGGATATCCGGATAATTCATTCAAACCTGACAATCACATAACAAGAGCAGAAATAGCAACCATATTGGCAAATGTTATGGGACTTTCCGTTCCGGACAATATAGAAGAAACAGGGTTCAAAGATGTGGATAAAAACCATTGGGCGGCAAGATATATAAAAGCTGTAACCGATGCCGGTATTTTCAAAGGATATGAAGATTCAACTTTCAGACCGAATGAGACCATAAGCAGGGCGGAACTGGCAACGGTTATATTTAAGTGTCTGGACTTGGATGAGAAAAAGGCCGTAAAATCAAGCTTCACAGATACAAAGGGACATTGGGCGTCGGATTTCATTGAAGAAGTCAGCCGAAACAAGATAATCAGAGGATATGAAGACGGAAGTTTTAAACCAAACGGCAAGGTTACCCGGGCGGAAGCGGTTGTTATGATTAATAATATGTTGTACAGAGACCCAATAAATGTAGACTCAAGTAAATTTACGGATTTGGATAAGAAACATTGGGCCTTTGGACATATAGAGGCTGCGGCCGGAGATTATGAGTTTAAAATAGATGAGGACGGCGGCAAAGTACTTGTTAATTGA
- a CDS encoding CotH kinase family protein: MDDYVEPTSYLLPNIVINEVCSVNNSFLPDENGDCYDWIELYNPTDRVINLMGFGLSDKKTDLFRYTFGDVEIKPKEYLLVYAVGDEVIESSETDRIYANFKLTSQGESVFLTLPNGKIIDKVTYPELNGDESYSRFEVNNTVTYKITKGTPMEENREFIAVQPPVFSADSGFYSEPFMLTLTAEPGTEIYYTLDSTDPNMNSIKYEGPILIKDATPNENVYRLKRDTTTQKEKFPEELVDKATIVRAVAYDKNGNCSEIVTKSYFVGLDKYKNTNVVSLVTDPANLFDDEKGIYVKGREYKQWELSGKAGEEPLPNWGKRGFLWERPAEIFYFEKGNLALQQMLGIRIRGNYTRKLQFKSFNVFARKFYDGQSGLLTPLFDEISFQKSFILRACDYKEGFLQSLVADRNISTQLAKPCSLFIDGEYWGEYQILERYSTHYIEEHFGVDKDNVSIIKNDMLESGEQTCFDDYKNLLSFMANYDLSVEENYNYVCEQIDIKSLIDLYCIQIYLGNVDFSYRQNIQLWRANTKSGKPYEDGKWRWMLFDMDNCIKSYMNNVIYFYDFNAFAKYYQDPFIANLIKNEEFCKQFVKTFMDLANYNFNKDLVIEKLYKVTDNPDESMIIFFENRFDYITKYMAEFFKLKGKLTNVTLNISNPEQGTIKLNTLPDNITNSKWTGKYYTDYEITVTAIPKEGYAFAGWKIEGAEIVGDKNSQTISVKLFDDRDCSIEAVFKKI; this comes from the coding sequence ATGGATGATTATGTTGAACCGACAAGCTATTTACTGCCTAATATCGTAATTAATGAAGTGTGCAGCGTTAATAACAGTTTTTTGCCTGATGAAAATGGAGATTGTTATGATTGGATAGAATTATACAATCCAACGGATAGAGTTATTAACTTGATGGGGTTTGGCCTGTCGGATAAGAAAACTGATTTGTTTAGATATACTTTTGGGGATGTTGAGATCAAGCCAAAGGAATACTTGCTTGTTTATGCAGTGGGCGATGAAGTTATAGAAAGCTCCGAGACAGATAGAATATATGCAAATTTCAAGCTGACTTCACAAGGTGAATCTGTATTTCTCACACTTCCCAATGGAAAAATCATAGACAAAGTGACCTATCCGGAATTGAACGGTGATGAATCTTACAGCAGATTCGAAGTTAATAATACAGTCACTTATAAAATTACCAAAGGAACTCCTATGGAGGAGAATAGGGAATTTATTGCTGTTCAGCCTCCTGTGTTTTCGGCTGACTCAGGGTTTTACAGTGAACCATTTATGTTGACATTAACAGCCGAACCGGGTACGGAGATTTATTATACGCTTGACAGCACGGATCCTAATATGAATTCAATAAAGTATGAAGGACCGATTTTAATTAAAGATGCAACTCCCAATGAGAATGTTTATCGACTTAAGAGGGATACAACTACCCAGAAGGAAAAATTTCCCGAAGAGTTAGTTGATAAAGCAACTATTGTGAGAGCGGTTGCATATGATAAAAACGGGAATTGTAGTGAGATTGTTACTAAGAGCTATTTTGTAGGATTGGATAAATATAAGAACACTAATGTTGTTTCCTTGGTTACGGACCCGGCTAATTTATTTGATGACGAAAAAGGCATTTATGTTAAAGGAAGAGAGTACAAACAATGGGAACTCAGTGGGAAAGCAGGAGAAGAACCGTTACCAAATTGGGGGAAAAGAGGCTTTCTTTGGGAAAGACCTGCTGAAATCTTTTATTTTGAGAAAGGAAATTTAGCTTTACAACAAATGCTTGGTATAAGAATACGCGGTAATTACACTAGGAAATTACAATTTAAAAGTTTTAATGTATTTGCCAGAAAATTTTATGATGGTCAAAGCGGATTATTAACTCCCTTATTTGATGAAATATCTTTTCAAAAATCGTTTATTTTACGTGCTTGTGATTATAAAGAAGGATTTTTGCAAAGCTTGGTTGCTGATCGTAATATATCCACGCAACTAGCTAAACCATGTTCACTTTTTATAGACGGGGAATACTGGGGTGAATATCAGATATTGGAAAGATATTCTACTCATTATATTGAAGAACATTTTGGTGTAGATAAAGATAACGTTAGTATAATAAAAAATGATATGCTTGAATCAGGAGAACAGACTTGCTTTGATGATTACAAAAATTTATTATCATTTATGGCGAATTATGACCTGTCAGTAGAAGAAAACTATAATTATGTATGTGAACAAATTGATATTAAAAGCTTAATTGATTTATACTGTATTCAGATATATTTGGGTAATGTTGATTTTTCATATAGACAAAATATTCAGCTATGGAGGGCAAATACGAAGTCTGGTAAACCCTATGAAGACGGTAAGTGGAGATGGATGCTATTTGATATGGATAATTGCATAAAAAGTTATATGAATAACGTAATTTATTTCTACGATTTTAATGCATTTGCTAAGTATTATCAAGATCCTTTTATAGCTAACCTGATCAAAAATGAAGAGTTTTGCAAACAATTTGTCAAAACATTTATGGATCTGGCAAACTATAATTTTAATAAAGACTTGGTAATAGAAAAACTATATAAAGTAACAGATAATCCTGATGAATCAATGATTATATTCTTTGAAAACAGATTTGATTATATCACCAAATACATGGCTGAATTCTTCAAATTAAAAGGCAAGCTGACCAACGTCACGCTAAACATTAGTAATCCTGAACAAGGCACTATTAAGTTAAACACCTTGCCTGACAACATTACGAACAGTAAATGGACCGGCAAGTATTATACGGATTATGAAATAACTGTAACTGCGATTCCTAAAGAAGGCTATGCATTTGCCGGTTGGAAGATAGAGGGGGCGGAAATTGTGGGGGACAAGAATTCTCAAACAATATCCGTCAAACTCTTTGACGACCGGGATTGCAGCATTGAGGCAGTATTCAAAAAAATATAA
- a CDS encoding class I SAM-dependent methyltransferase codes for MSSKEYFSDTDSFENTPCPLCGSESSSLLYEINSYKYNKCNNCELVYLNPRLKEESLLEYYAQDSFYAEYSSGTGYEIQERALRSTFSRYMKELHKRNVTGGKLLEIGCGFGFLLDEAKNYFDYRIGTDFSSEAVSHAKKYADNVYCGGLEAIPSDTSTKFDCVITFSVLEHVYNPNTFIQEIQNYMAPNGSLVVSTPFIGGMWYKILGKKWSFFIPPEHVCLYNHNSISQLLKQNGFKNIEMFISSHAWPVAGFLSKMGMRKLSSMTLKLKIGDVPLFVPFTIINIIGSK; via the coding sequence ATGTCATCCAAGGAATACTTTTCCGACACAGATTCTTTTGAAAATACTCCATGTCCTTTGTGCGGCAGTGAATCAAGCAGCTTACTGTATGAAATAAATTCATATAAATATAACAAGTGCAATAATTGTGAACTTGTATATCTAAATCCCAGGCTTAAAGAAGAGTCCTTACTGGAATACTATGCACAAGACAGTTTCTATGCGGAATATAGCTCGGGGACCGGCTATGAGATACAGGAAAGAGCATTGCGCAGTACTTTCTCCAGGTATATGAAAGAATTGCACAAAAGAAATGTAACCGGCGGAAAACTTCTGGAAATTGGATGCGGCTTTGGTTTTTTGCTGGATGAGGCAAAAAACTATTTTGATTATAGAATCGGTACGGATTTTTCCAGCGAAGCCGTAAGTCACGCAAAAAAGTATGCGGATAATGTTTATTGCGGCGGACTTGAAGCAATTCCCAGTGACACCTCAACCAAATTCGACTGTGTAATAACGTTCAGTGTTCTCGAGCATGTTTACAACCCCAATACCTTTATTCAGGAAATCCAAAATTATATGGCGCCAAATGGCTCTTTGGTTGTTTCCACTCCTTTTATAGGCGGGATGTGGTACAAAATATTAGGAAAAAAATGGTCGTTTTTTATTCCTCCGGAACACGTTTGCCTGTATAATCACAATTCAATATCACAATTATTGAAGCAAAACGGTTTCAAAAACATTGAAATGTTTATCTCTTCACACGCCTGGCCTGTTGCCGGATTTTTATCAAAAATGGGAATGCGCAAACTAAGTTCCATGACACTAAAGCTCAAAATCGGAGATGTTCCGCTTTTTGTGCCTTTTACAATAATAAATATTATCGGCTCCAAATAA
- the yyaC gene encoding spore protease YyaC, translated as MLAKTVCRQVRIDANSEWALQKFADALYMLISNSFKNNDYNSIVFVCIGTDRSTGDSLGPLVGYKINDINYKNVYVHGNLDEPVHAKNIDTVMEQISKRYDRPLVIAIDACLGRMDHVGFITVGEGSIKPGSGVNKDLAPVGDIYITGIVNFGGFMDYLILQNTRLSIVMKMADIISMGIRYVLWKLNRNPKLPSVL; from the coding sequence ATGCTGGCAAAAACGGTTTGTAGACAAGTACGAATTGATGCAAACAGCGAATGGGCTTTGCAAAAATTTGCCGATGCATTGTACATGCTGATAAGCAATTCATTCAAGAATAATGATTACAATTCAATAGTATTTGTGTGTATCGGAACGGACAGGTCGACAGGTGACAGTCTTGGGCCGTTGGTGGGTTACAAAATAAATGATATCAATTATAAGAATGTTTATGTCCATGGTAATTTGGATGAACCTGTTCATGCAAAGAACATTGACACGGTTATGGAACAAATTTCCAAACGCTATGACAGACCTCTAGTCATTGCCATTGATGCCTGTCTTGGAAGAATGGACCATGTGGGTTTTATAACCGTGGGGGAAGGTTCCATCAAACCAGGGTCCGGTGTTAACAAGGACCTTGCGCCGGTGGGAGACATATACATAACCGGTATTGTAAACTTTGGCGGGTTTATGGATTATTTGATACTTCAGAACACTCGCCTCAGCATAGTGATGAAAATGGCGGATATTATATCAATGGGCATTAGATATGTTTTATGGAAATTAAATCGCAATCCAAAGCTTCCGTCCGTGCTATAA
- a CDS encoding gamma-glutamyl-gamma-aminobutyrate hydrolase family protein: MGRNEPVIGITPSFDYNENKMYINNIYCEAIILSGGMPVLLPVTEDEGLLSQMVEEFDGFLLSGGPDVDAVHWGEWNYSYNGEISPHRDKMELFIAKEAVAKDKPIFGICRGIQVLNVALGGTLYQDIYSQNKEKRLIKHSQNAPRWYPVHKVMLKAGSKVRNAHGAESIAVNSFHHQAVREPAPDFIVTGTSEDGIIEAIEHKNCKFAVGVQWHPEHMWKRDLSFLNIFKYFVSSCL; this comes from the coding sequence ATGGGAAGAAATGAACCTGTAATTGGAATAACGCCCTCATTTGACTACAATGAGAATAAAATGTATATTAATAATATATACTGTGAAGCCATAATTCTGTCAGGAGGGATGCCTGTTCTTTTGCCCGTTACCGAGGATGAAGGTTTGTTGTCCCAAATGGTTGAAGAGTTTGACGGATTTTTGCTTTCGGGAGGACCGGATGTGGATGCTGTGCATTGGGGAGAGTGGAATTACAGTTATAACGGAGAAATTTCTCCCCACCGTGACAAGATGGAGCTTTTTATAGCAAAAGAAGCAGTGGCGAAAGACAAACCGATATTTGGAATTTGCAGAGGTATACAGGTTTTGAATGTGGCACTTGGAGGAACACTGTACCAGGATATATATTCCCAGAATAAAGAGAAGCGGCTGATTAAACATTCACAAAACGCTCCAAGGTGGTATCCTGTACATAAAGTCATGCTTAAAGCGGGCTCCAAAGTAAGAAATGCCCACGGCGCTGAATCAATAGCCGTAAATTCCTTCCATCATCAGGCTGTCAGAGAACCGGCTCCGGACTTTATTGTAACCGGCACAAGTGAAGACGGTATAATTGAAGCAATTGAACATAAAAATTGCAAATTTGCCGTGGGAGTGCAGTGGCATCCGGAACATATGTGGAAAAGAGATTTGTCTTTTTTAAATATTTTTAAATATTTTGTATCATCATGTCTGTAA
- a CDS encoding DUF6273 domain-containing protein: protein MTESSPLIPKEGEPLKYFENKERYLGYAKEGEKERVWYLYTPYFGNNGDGVWVVGMGGSLGRKGIAYFGESDGLSKSSVRPAFCLSNSLLIEESAEVIQGETVYVIKNER from the coding sequence TTGACAGAAAGCTCTCCTTTGATACCTAAAGAAGGGGAACCACTTAAATATTTTGAAAATAAAGAAAGATATCTTGGTTATGCAAAAGAAGGAGAAAAAGAGAGGGTTTGGTATTTGTATACGCCATATTTTGGAAACAACGGTGATGGTGTATGGGTGGTTGGTATGGGAGGAAGCCTAGGTCGTAAAGGAATTGCATACTTTGGAGAGTCTGACGGATTGTCGAAGTCCAGTGTCCGGCCGGCATTTTGTCTCAGCAATTCATTGTTAATAGAAGAAAGTGCGGAGGTGATACAGGGAGAAACAGTATATGTGATAAAAAATGAAAGGTAA
- a CDS encoding carbohydrate-binding domain-containing protein: MSIKKLILAASILTTLALTGCGGKGAVQPSGVSTGDVNAKIVFDNDKVNADNVDGLSVSEREVKITKPGMYTFSGTWNDGQILVDIGKEFEAVLVLDGVNITNTKSAPIYIKSAEKVKIELADGKDNVLTDAEFYEFEDPQDNKPNACIYSRDDITIKGNGNLTVNANFNNGIGTSNDLKITGGNITVKAFNNGLKGNDSVTISGGNIDITAEADGIKVENTEEPHKGYVNITGGTIKIRAKDDAIDSVRSVSINNADVKVSVGGKDVKCEGVLNIAEGCLGKLEE; this comes from the coding sequence GTGTCAATTAAAAAACTTATATTAGCAGCAAGCATTTTAACAACTTTGGCATTAACAGGATGTGGGGGCAAAGGGGCAGTGCAGCCAAGTGGAGTTTCCACGGGAGATGTTAATGCAAAAATAGTATTTGATAATGATAAAGTTAATGCAGACAATGTTGACGGATTAAGTGTTAGTGAAAGGGAAGTAAAAATCACGAAGCCAGGGATGTATACGTTTAGTGGAACATGGAACGACGGCCAAATATTGGTCGATATTGGCAAAGAATTTGAAGCTGTTTTGGTACTCGATGGGGTAAACATTACAAATACAAAATCAGCTCCAATATACATAAAGAGCGCCGAAAAGGTAAAAATTGAGTTGGCGGACGGTAAAGACAATGTTTTGACGGATGCTGAATTCTATGAATTTGAGGATCCTCAGGATAACAAACCAAATGCATGTATTTACAGTAGAGATGATATTACTATAAAGGGTAATGGGAATTTGACAGTTAACGCCAATTTTAACAATGGTATCGGTACAAGCAATGATTTGAAAATAACAGGTGGAAATATTACCGTCAAAGCTTTTAATAACGGTCTGAAAGGTAATGACAGTGTGACAATAAGCGGTGGAAATATTGATATTACGGCAGAGGCCGATGGGATTAAGGTGGAAAATACGGAGGAGCCTCACAAAGGATATGTAAATATAACCGGAGGTACGATAAAAATCAGGGCAAAAGATGATGCAATAGACAGTGTTAGAAGTGTGAGCATTAACAATGCGGATGTTAAAGTAAGTGTCGGGGGCAAAGATGTAAAGTGTGAGGGTGTTTTGAATATAGCTGAAGGCTGTCTTGGTAAGCTGGAGGAATAA